A single window of Diorhabda sublineata isolate icDioSubl1.1 unplaced genomic scaffold, icDioSubl1.1 Dsub_21, whole genome shotgun sequence DNA harbors:
- the LOC130452145 gene encoding zinc finger BED domain-containing protein 5-like produces MTPSKLEDHLRRCHPDKLDKDLKYFQTLKENLQKRSTLDKMFTLTSQRNDGGFRASYNISLLIAKSGKPHTIGEQLILPAVEEVIKTVLHKPAFDIIKKIPLSNNSVQRRIDEMSDDIENFLCKYLQTTHFSIQLDESTLPGNEALLLPMEHLPWLVDIVDL; encoded by the coding sequence ATGACGCCATCTAAGCTGGAAGATCATTTAAGAAGATGTCATCCAGATAAATTAgataaagatttgaaatattttcaaactctcAAAGAGAATCTTCAGAAGAGATCCACGCTGGACAAAATGTTCACTTTGACGTCACAAAGAAATGATGGTGGTTTTCGAGCGTCTTATAATATCTCGCTACTTATAGCAAAATCCGGAAAACCGCATACCATTGGAGAGCAGTTAATTTTGCCAGCCGTTGAAGAGGTTATAAAGACTGTTTTACACAAACCTGCGTTTGATATCATAAAGAAAATACCCTTAAGCAACAATTCTGTTCAAAGACGCATTGATGAAATGAGTGATGATATTGAAAACTTCCTATGTAAATATTTGCAAACGACCCATTTCTCTATACAACTGGACGAGTCAACTTTACCTGGAAATGAAGCATTATTACTACCGATGGAGCACCTGCCATGGTTGGTCGATATCGTGGATTTATAA